In Mucilaginibacter celer, one DNA window encodes the following:
- a CDS encoding RNA polymerase sigma factor — protein sequence MANEIVFNEPVAEREKLITTLYKTAFPVVAKYVAKMGGSFDDARDIFHDALVIYYEKMVAGELPAQSNEKAYLLGITKHLWLKKFREDSNSLPLDGYEFDITDETDEHPSSNKLMRYLETAGKKCMELLSAFYYHKQPMKELAGLFGYTNERSATVQKYKCIEKVRETVKQQSLTYADFIE from the coding sequence ATGGCAAATGAAATAGTTTTTAATGAGCCGGTAGCTGAAAGGGAAAAGCTGATAACAACGCTTTATAAAACGGCTTTCCCTGTTGTGGCCAAATATGTAGCTAAAATGGGCGGCTCGTTTGATGATGCCAGGGACATTTTTCACGATGCGCTGGTTATTTACTATGAAAAGATGGTTGCCGGCGAATTGCCTGCACAGAGCAACGAAAAAGCATACCTGTTAGGCATAACCAAACATCTTTGGCTTAAAAAGTTCAGGGAGGATAGCAATAGCCTGCCGCTTGATGGCTATGAATTTGATATTACGGATGAAACGGATGAGCATCCATCATCCAACAAACTGATGCGCTACCTCGAAACCGCCGGTAAAAAATGTATGGAACTATTAAGCGCTTTCTATTACCACAAACAACCCATGAAAGAGCTTGCCGGCTTATTCGGTTATACAAACGAGCGCTCGGCTACCGTACAGAAGTACAAATGCATTGAAAAAGTAAGGGAAACAGTTAAACAACAATCATTAACCTATGCGGACTTCATTGAATGA
- a CDS encoding aspartate kinase yields the protein MKVLKFGGTSVGSPARMKALLDIINPAERQVVVLSAVSGTTNSLVEIGQAYLAGDKKKAAQLITILKDKYEIFIKELLAKPEFLSQGQEVIDYHFSLLSNLANDHFTNIEDKIVVAQGELLSTTLYHVYLKEIGVPSVLLPALDFMKIDEDNEPIVDYITENLQPLLDQHPEVDLFITQGYICRNAYGEIDNLRRGGSDYTASLIGAGIRSEEVQIWTDIDGMHNNDPRIVKGTQPIAQLSFDEAAELAYFGAKILHPQSVFPAQRYKIPVRLLNTMDPKAQGTLITNTSEKDKIKSIAAKDAITAIKIQSSRMLLAHGFLRKVFEVFERYKTSIDMITTSEVGVSVTIDDTTYLGDITKELNTYGSVEIDVNQTIICVVGDFGAEKHGYAARVLEAVKHIPLRMISYGGSDHNLSLLVKTEDKVETLRSLHNRLF from the coding sequence ATGAAAGTTTTAAAATTTGGTGGGACATCAGTAGGTAGCCCCGCCCGGATGAAAGCACTGCTTGACATCATTAACCCCGCCGAGCGGCAGGTGGTGGTGCTCTCGGCAGTGTCAGGCACAACAAACAGCCTTGTAGAAATTGGACAAGCTTACCTTGCCGGCGATAAGAAGAAGGCGGCACAGCTTATTACTATCCTGAAGGATAAGTACGAAATTTTTATAAAGGAACTGCTTGCCAAACCTGAGTTTTTATCCCAGGGCCAGGAGGTGATCGACTACCATTTTTCATTACTGAGCAACCTGGCTAATGATCATTTCACCAATATTGAAGATAAAATAGTAGTTGCCCAGGGTGAGCTGCTTTCAACTACGCTTTACCATGTTTACCTGAAAGAAATAGGTGTACCATCGGTATTGCTGCCTGCTTTGGATTTTATGAAGATAGATGAAGACAACGAACCTATTGTTGACTACATCACCGAAAACCTGCAGCCCCTGCTTGATCAGCACCCCGAAGTAGACCTGTTTATCACCCAGGGCTATATTTGCCGCAATGCTTACGGCGAGATTGATAACCTGCGCCGCGGCGGCAGTGACTACACCGCTTCATTAATCGGCGCAGGCATCCGCAGCGAAGAGGTACAGATTTGGACGGATATCGACGGCATGCACAATAATGATCCGCGCATTGTGAAAGGGACCCAGCCTATTGCCCAGCTCTCATTTGATGAAGCTGCGGAGCTGGCTTATTTCGGTGCCAAGATTTTGCACCCGCAAAGCGTGTTCCCTGCCCAGCGGTATAAAATCCCGGTTAGGTTATTGAACACCATGGACCCTAAAGCACAGGGCACCCTCATCACCAATACCAGCGAAAAGGATAAGATTAAATCCATCGCCGCTAAAGATGCGATCACCGCCATCAAAATCCAATCAAGCCGGATGCTGTTAGCCCATGGCTTTTTGCGTAAAGTATTCGAGGTGTTTGAGCGTTACAAAACTTCTATCGATATGATCACTACATCCGAAGTGGGTGTATCCGTAACTATTGACGACACTACCTATCTGGGCGATATTACCAAAGAGTTGAATACTTACGGCTCGGTAGAGATAGATGTTAACCAAACCATAATCTGCGTGGTAGGCGATTTCGGTGCCGAAAAACATGGTTATGCAGCCCGCGTACTGGAAGCGGTTAAGCATATTCCGCTAAGGATGATCTCGTACGGTGGCAGCGACCATAACCTATCATTACTGGTTAAAACCGAAGATAAGGTGGAGACCTTGAGGAGTTTGCATAACAGGTTGTTTTAA
- the lysA gene encoding diaminopimelate decarboxylase: MFTTKTIDKFNGLDTPFYYYDMEVLKNTLSACRDASAKHGFHVHYAMKANFNPKVIDTIQTYGFGADCVSGGEVKAAIEHGFDKSKVVFAGVGKSDREINLALDADIFCFNVESIQELFIIDGLAKAKNKKAGVAIRINPNVDAHTHHFITTGLDENKFGINTWQLNDVASALRKCDNLQFLGIHFHIGSQITDLEVYKNLCTRINEMQDWFEDRGFPVKVLNTGGGLGVDYYNPDTNIADFEAYFQVFKNFLNVKPGQEVHFELGRALVAQSASLISRVLYVKNGQKKNFLILDAGMTELIRPMLYQAYHQIENLSRKSESPEVGKSGSLMYDVVGPICESTDCFRKDVTLPESFRGDLIAVRTAGAYGEVMASGYNLRDKVGSVYSEAV, from the coding sequence ATGTTCACAACAAAAACTATAGATAAATTTAACGGTCTGGATACCCCGTTTTATTACTACGATATGGAAGTGTTGAAAAACACTTTAAGCGCCTGCCGCGATGCTTCGGCAAAGCATGGCTTCCATGTGCATTACGCCATGAAAGCTAATTTTAACCCAAAAGTTATCGATACCATTCAAACCTATGGCTTTGGTGCCGATTGTGTGAGCGGCGGCGAGGTGAAAGCAGCTATTGAGCATGGCTTTGATAAAAGCAAAGTAGTATTTGCCGGCGTAGGTAAATCAGACAGGGAAATAAACCTGGCGCTTGATGCTGATATTTTCTGCTTCAACGTCGAATCTATCCAGGAGCTTTTTATTATTGATGGATTAGCTAAGGCTAAAAATAAAAAAGCCGGTGTGGCTATCCGCATTAACCCTAACGTTGATGCCCATACCCACCATTTTATTACCACCGGTTTGGACGAAAACAAATTTGGCATCAATACCTGGCAGTTGAATGATGTGGCTTCTGCCTTACGCAAATGCGATAACCTGCAGTTTTTAGGCATCCATTTCCACATCGGCTCGCAAATTACTGATCTGGAAGTTTATAAAAACCTTTGTACCCGCATTAACGAGATGCAGGATTGGTTTGAAGATCGCGGTTTCCCGGTAAAAGTGCTGAACACCGGCGGCGGCCTGGGCGTTGATTACTACAACCCCGATACCAACATTGCCGATTTTGAGGCTTACTTCCAGGTGTTTAAAAACTTTTTAAATGTTAAACCGGGACAGGAAGTACATTTTGAATTAGGCAGAGCATTGGTTGCCCAAAGCGCATCGTTGATATCAAGAGTATTATACGTTAAAAACGGACAGAAAAAGAATTTCCTGATCCTTGATGCGGGCATGACAGAGTTAATCCGCCCTATGCTTTACCAGGCTTACCACCAGATAGAGAATTTAAGCAGAAAGTCGGAAAGTCCGGAAGTCGGAAAGTCCGGAAGTTTAATGTATGATGTAGTTGGGCCGATATGTGAAAGTACTGATTGCTTCAGGAAGGATGTTACTCTTCCCGAATCTTTCCGTGGCGATTTGATTGCGGTGCGTACTGCAGGTGCTTATGGCGAGGTAATGGCATCGGGTTATAACCTGCGTGATAAAGTGGGTTCGGTTTATTCGGAAGCTGTTTAA
- a CDS encoding HAD family hydrolase, whose translation MKAFIFDLNGTMINDMPYHTKAWQYLLNNDLGGNFTWDEVKPQMYGKNQEVLVRMFGPNRFTTDEMNRLSILKEQRYQDEFLPHLALLPGLHEFLEAAYQQGIPMAIGSAAIPFNIDFVLDNLNIRHYFKAIVSADDVVLSKPHPETFLKAAELLNTLPTDCLVFEDVPKGAEAAANAGMKAVVLTTTHEQDEFIELQNVIHFAADFTDSFFTRLVKI comes from the coding sequence ATGAAGGCCTTTATATTCGATCTTAACGGCACCATGATTAATGATATGCCATATCATACCAAAGCCTGGCAATATCTTTTAAATAATGATTTGGGCGGTAATTTTACCTGGGACGAGGTGAAGCCCCAGATGTACGGCAAAAATCAGGAAGTACTGGTGCGCATGTTCGGCCCCAACAGGTTTACTACAGATGAAATGAACCGCCTGTCGATATTAAAAGAGCAACGTTACCAGGATGAGTTTTTGCCGCACCTGGCCTTGCTACCCGGCCTGCACGAGTTTTTGGAAGCAGCATACCAACAAGGTATTCCTATGGCTATCGGCTCGGCAGCTATTCCTTTTAATATTGATTTTGTACTGGATAACCTCAACATCCGTCATTATTTTAAGGCAATTGTAAGTGCCGACGATGTGGTGCTGAGCAAACCCCATCCCGAAACATTTTTAAAAGCAGCCGAATTGTTAAATACTTTACCAACAGATTGTTTGGTATTTGAGGATGTGCCCAAAGGTGCCGAGGCAGCGGCTAATGCAGGCATGAAAGCCGTGGTACTTACTACTACACATGAGCAGGATGAGTTTATTGAATTGCAGAATGTGATTCATTTCGCCGCCGATTTTACTGATAGCTTTTTCACCAGGCTGGTAAAAATATAA
- a CDS encoding GAF domain-containing protein, producing the protein MMNSEPLRLRAVKKFKDFSDDITIDLNEIVSLAADICDTPVALVTLLDTDVQWFKAAIGTEITCTPREVAFCNHTIAQTEVLVVPDLQADERFCNNPMVTGPAAARFYAGAPLITKDGHAIGSLCVVDFKSNELSERQVKALKGLAKQVVNLMELNWSLQSLEQQHKQSQTQKASITESEMKLKAIFDSSKDTHILVDRSLEIMAFNKSAAVFIKTLYNKKINNGDNLMDFTEPSIRGQFLKYFAAALSGRTIKREWQLLPGTAQACWKETTFVPVKDNNGDVVGVAINSTDITTRKRHEEQISIQNEALNRIAIIQSHELRRPVASLLGIIDLMRLENIDFSYFSMMEHTINELDEKIRAIVKDSEETIQGRHLAIVA; encoded by the coding sequence ATGATGAATAGCGAACCCCTGCGCCTTCGAGCCGTTAAGAAGTTTAAAGATTTTAGCGACGATATCACAATTGATTTAAATGAAATAGTGAGCCTGGCGGCTGATATTTGCGACACCCCCGTTGCATTGGTTACCTTGCTTGACACTGATGTGCAATGGTTTAAAGCAGCCATTGGTACCGAAATTACCTGCACCCCGCGTGAGGTAGCTTTTTGCAACCATACCATCGCCCAAACAGAAGTTTTAGTAGTGCCCGATTTGCAAGCCGACGAGCGCTTTTGCAATAACCCCATGGTTACCGGCCCCGCCGCCGCAAGGTTTTACGCCGGTGCCCCGCTCATTACTAAAGACGGCCATGCCATTGGCAGTTTATGTGTAGTTGATTTTAAATCAAACGAGTTGAGCGAACGCCAGGTTAAAGCCTTAAAAGGTTTGGCTAAGCAGGTAGTAAACCTGATGGAACTTAACTGGAGCCTGCAATCGCTTGAGCAGCAGCATAAACAATCGCAAACCCAAAAGGCATCCATCACCGAATCGGAAATGAAACTTAAAGCCATTTTTGATAGCTCGAAGGATACCCACATTTTGGTTGACCGCAGTTTAGAGATCATGGCCTTCAATAAATCGGCGGCGGTATTTATAAAAACCTTGTACAATAAAAAGATCAACAATGGCGATAACCTGATGGATTTTACCGAGCCCTCCATCAGAGGCCAGTTTTTAAAATACTTTGCGGCAGCATTAAGCGGTCGTACCATAAAACGCGAATGGCAGCTTTTGCCGGGAACCGCGCAGGCCTGCTGGAAAGAAACCACCTTTGTACCCGTAAAAGATAATAACGGCGATGTTGTTGGCGTAGCCATTAACTCGACAGATATTACCACCCGCAAACGCCACGAAGAACAGATCAGTATCCAAAACGAAGCGCTTAACCGCATAGCGATCATCCAATCGCACGAATTACGCCGGCCGGTGGCTTCCCTGTTGGGTATTATCGACCTGATGCGCCTTGAAAATATCGACTTCAGTTATTTCAGCATGATGGAACATACCATTAACGAACTGGACGAAAAGATCAGGGCCATTGTAAAAGATTCGGAAGAAACCATACAGGGACGGCACCTGGCTATAGTAGCCTAA
- a CDS encoding cold-shock protein gives MQNQGTVKFFNETKGFGFIVPSNGGPDVFVHSTGLIDEIRENDTVEYEVENGRKGLNAVNVKVI, from the coding sequence ATGCAAAATCAAGGAACAGTAAAATTCTTCAATGAAACAAAAGGTTTCGGATTTATCGTGCCAAGCAATGGCGGTCCGGACGTATTTGTTCATTCAACAGGTCTAATCGACGAAATCCGTGAAAACGACACCGTAGAATACGAGGTTGAAAACGGTCGTAAAGGCTTGAACGCGGTAAATGTAAAAGTTATATAA
- a CDS encoding YtxH domain-containing protein, whose product MKDQAKVIAALLIGAAAGAALGLLLAPEKGTELRGDIADYINDLVDNAKNKAQNTANDIKEYSGNVIDKAKSKFNGTVSDLWDAKDNAVDSAKSKINDVADKAADAADNAKSKVKETANDWNNSVQNA is encoded by the coding sequence ATGAAAGATCAAGCAAAAGTTATAGCGGCATTATTGATAGGTGCAGCTGCGGGCGCGGCTTTGGGTTTGTTATTGGCTCCGGAAAAAGGAACCGAGTTGAGGGGTGATATTGCAGATTATATCAACGATTTGGTTGATAACGCAAAAAACAAAGCTCAAAATACAGCAAACGATATTAAAGAATACAGCGGCAACGTAATCGATAAGGCCAAAAGCAAATTTAACGGTACAGTAAGCGACCTGTGGGATGCTAAAGACAACGCTGTTGACAGCGCCAAATCAAAAATAAATGATGTTGCCGATAAAGCTGCCGATGCCGCCGACAACGCTAAATCAAAAGTTAAAGAAACTGCTAATGACTGGAACAATTCAGTACAGAATGCATAA
- a CDS encoding M1 family metallopeptidase, giving the protein MIKPIILSAVGCLFLVQAKAQSLYMPRDIQKAYQKETRSADGRPGKKYWQNTGKYNINITAIPQSRSVKGTEQITYINNSPDTLKRLNMKLIVNIHKPGVARMGDAGADYLTPGIQFDNFLVNGEAKKVPSTSTNQWVPLSKPLMPHDSVKLDIGWHFEISKESGREGMIDSTTCYLAYFYPRVSVYDDYNGWDRLPFLDAQEFYNDFNDYKLSVSAPKNYVVWATGTLQNPNEVLQPEYAKRLQASFTSDSTIHVASAAELAAHKVTAQNDLNTWVWTANDISDMAVGISDHYVWDAASVVVDDATHRRASMQAAFLDSSEDFHHAVQNGRNSLDWLSHNWPGVPYPFPKMTSFQGFADMEYPMMVNDSHTDDVRFSQFVQDHEIAHTYFPFYMGINESRYAFMDEGWATTFELLIGTSEVGKEKAEKLYKMFRVNGWIHDAATAEDLPVITPSSELRGGYGNNSYGKPSLSYFALKDMLGDDMFRKALHGYMDRWHGKHPIPWDYFNSISSITGKNLNWFFNNWFFTNYYIDLSLKSVTKAAGGYTLAIKNVGGFVVPFDVKVTYADGATETLHQTPAVWEKDQKSISLYIKTIKALKSVTLDGGIFMDATEGDNTWSK; this is encoded by the coding sequence ATGATCAAACCTATTATTTTATCGGCCGTAGGCTGCCTTTTTTTAGTGCAGGCCAAGGCTCAAAGCCTGTATATGCCCCGCGATATACAAAAGGCTTATCAAAAGGAAACCCGATCGGCAGATGGCCGACCGGGGAAAAAATACTGGCAGAACACCGGCAAGTATAATATCAACATCACAGCTATTCCGCAAAGCCGCTCGGTAAAAGGCACTGAGCAAATCACTTATATTAACAACAGTCCTGATACGCTGAAAAGGCTTAACATGAAACTGATTGTTAATATCCATAAACCGGGTGTAGCCCGCATGGGCGATGCCGGTGCAGATTATCTTACCCCAGGCATTCAGTTTGATAATTTTTTAGTTAACGGCGAAGCCAAAAAAGTGCCCTCAACCTCAACCAACCAATGGGTGCCTTTAAGCAAACCTTTAATGCCTCATGATTCGGTCAAGCTTGATATTGGCTGGCATTTTGAAATCTCGAAAGAAAGCGGCCGCGAAGGTATGATCGATTCGACTACCTGCTATCTGGCTTATTTTTATCCAAGGGTATCGGTATATGATGACTATAATGGATGGGACAGGCTGCCATTTTTAGATGCACAGGAATTTTATAACGACTTTAACGATTATAAACTAAGCGTAAGCGCCCCTAAAAACTACGTGGTTTGGGCTACAGGAACCCTGCAAAACCCTAACGAAGTATTACAGCCCGAGTACGCCAAACGCCTCCAGGCCTCATTTACCAGCGATTCGACCATCCACGTAGCCTCGGCTGCCGAATTGGCCGCGCATAAGGTAACCGCCCAGAATGATCTAAACACCTGGGTATGGACTGCAAACGACATCAGCGATATGGCTGTAGGTATCAGCGACCACTATGTATGGGATGCTGCCAGTGTGGTTGTTGATGATGCTACTCACCGCCGTGCCAGCATGCAGGCCGCGTTTTTAGACAGCTCGGAAGATTTTCATCATGCTGTACAAAACGGCCGCAACTCGTTAGACTGGCTTTCGCACAACTGGCCGGGCGTACCGTATCCTTTCCCTAAAATGACCTCATTTCAGGGCTTTGCCGATATGGAATACCCGATGATGGTGAATGACAGCCATACTGATGATGTGCGTTTTTCGCAGTTTGTACAGGATCATGAAATTGCTCATACCTATTTCCCTTTTTACATGGGCATTAACGAAAGCCGTTATGCATTTATGGATGAAGGCTGGGCCACAACTTTCGAGTTGCTGATAGGTACATCAGAAGTTGGCAAAGAAAAAGCCGAAAAATTGTACAAAATGTTCAGGGTTAACGGCTGGATCCACGATGCAGCAACTGCCGAAGACCTGCCTGTTATCACTCCATCAAGCGAGTTGCGTGGCGGTTATGGCAACAACTCGTATGGCAAACCATCATTAAGCTACTTTGCTTTAAAAGATATGCTGGGCGACGATATGTTCAGGAAAGCCCTGCATGGTTATATGGATCGCTGGCATGGTAAACACCCCATCCCTTGGGATTATTTCAATTCGATAAGCAGCATAACCGGTAAAAACCTAAACTGGTTTTTTAATAACTGGTTCTTTACCAATTATTATATCGATCTGTCGTTAAAAAGTGTGACCAAAGCAGCCGGAGGTTATACGTTAGCTATCAAAAACGTTGGTGGCTTTGTGGTGCCGTTTGATGTAAAAGTTACCTACGCCGATGGTGCAACAGAAACCTTGCACCAAACACCTGCCGTGTGGGAAAAAGATCAAAAATCAATCTCGTTATATATTAAAACAATCAAAGCCCTTAAGTCGGTAACGTTGGATGGCGGCATATTTATGGATGCAACCGAAGGCGATAATACCTGGAGTAAATAA
- a CDS encoding DUF892 family protein, producing the protein MSNNTPKTLDKNTLKQVFIHNLNRIYFGKCYLNTHLDHLKSLASFTALQQAIQEFWDDIKKQIARMEQVYKLIGETPSDKNCNPIKSIVKDEFCLDEGQELPVLLDMDIMMYLQLLEHINITSCHMLIMVAGELNYTTAQQLLTECKDESIDNDELFTLITKEYISVN; encoded by the coding sequence ATGAGCAACAATACCCCTAAAACACTTGACAAAAACACCTTAAAACAGGTGTTTATTCACAACCTCAACCGTATTTATTTTGGCAAATGTTACCTCAACACCCACCTCGATCACCTGAAAAGCCTGGCTTCATTCACGGCCCTGCAACAGGCTATCCAGGAATTTTGGGATGATATCAAAAAACAAATTGCCAGAATGGAGCAGGTTTATAAGTTGATTGGCGAAACCCCATCCGATAAAAATTGTAACCCGATAAAATCCATTGTTAAGGATGAGTTTTGTTTGGATGAAGGCCAGGAACTTCCTGTGCTGTTAGATATGGATATTATGATGTATCTGCAATTGTTGGAACATATTAATATAACATCGTGCCATATGCTTATTATGGTAGCAGGCGAGTTAAACTATACCACTGCGCAACAGCTTTTAACTGAGTGTAAAGATGAATCTATTGATAATGACGAGCTTTTTACACTTATTACCAAGGAGTATATTAGTGTAAATTAG
- a CDS encoding Smr/MutS family protein, whose product MKYKLGDFVRFVDEKMEGFVTRIIDEQMIGVTGDDDFEIPVLASKVTYVHGYEPDGGKKNSSNVTDEKPAALGEFVKNGVYVGVATDDKANSVVHFHLINETSFQLLATLTTDKQQIFKGEFAGLIAPKSAEKIYSAQLADLQVWPKFIFNVLFSSKQNIEPPAPLSIQEKFKAKDFSTTKKNLPLLNKAGWLIRLDEPELVIDAQKLKESFFESPVEKIVVEKPVSEVDLHIEKLRDDYQFLDNSEIMNIQLAHFHKALDAAIVHQLPDITFIHGAGNGTLRNELHRQLGKNKKVQTFMDAWKEKFGYGATKVILK is encoded by the coding sequence ATGAAATATAAATTAGGCGATTTTGTTCGGTTTGTTGATGAAAAAATGGAGGGTTTTGTAACCCGCATTATTGATGAGCAAATGATAGGCGTTACCGGCGATGATGATTTTGAGATTCCGGTACTGGCCAGTAAGGTAACTTACGTTCATGGCTATGAACCGGATGGCGGCAAAAAAAACAGCAGCAATGTTACCGACGAAAAACCGGCAGCTTTAGGCGAGTTTGTAAAAAACGGTGTTTATGTTGGTGTAGCTACTGATGATAAAGCAAATTCGGTTGTGCACTTTCACCTCATTAATGAAACATCGTTTCAATTGCTGGCAACTTTAACTACCGATAAGCAGCAGATTTTTAAAGGCGAGTTTGCAGGACTTATCGCCCCAAAATCAGCAGAAAAAATTTACTCGGCTCAGCTGGCAGATTTACAGGTTTGGCCTAAGTTTATTTTTAACGTTTTGTTCAGCAGCAAACAAAATATCGAACCACCTGCTCCCCTAAGCATCCAGGAAAAATTTAAAGCCAAAGATTTTTCGACCACCAAAAAGAACCTTCCATTATTAAATAAAGCCGGCTGGCTCATCAGGCTTGATGAACCCGAACTGGTTATTGATGCGCAAAAGCTGAAAGAAAGCTTTTTTGAAAGCCCTGTTGAAAAAATTGTGGTTGAAAAGCCGGTTAGCGAAGTTGATCTGCACATTGAGAAGCTACGCGATGATTACCAGTTTTTAGATAATTCGGAAATAATGAACATTCAACTGGCTCATTTTCATAAAGCGCTGGATGCAGCCATTGTTCATCAGCTACCGGATATTACTTTTATCCACGGTGCAGGCAATGGTACCCTGCGTAACGAACTGCACCGGCAGTTAGGCAAAAATAAAAAAGTGCAAACCTTTATGGACGCCTGGAAAGAGAAATTTGGGTACGGGGCCACTAAAGTGATTTTGAAGTAA
- a CDS encoding alpha-L-fucosidase: protein MKRRNLLKGIAAAIPAFYLQKAFGGIESLTANHIHIAADGPFKPDWESLKQYQVPDWFRDAKFGLWAHWGPQCQPERGDWYARGMYQEGSDQYKYHIEKYGDPSKFGFKDVINEWKAENWQPDELLGLYKQAGAKYFMALANHHDGFDLYNSTYQSWNSTRLGPKKDLVGGWAKAAKAQGIPFGVTVHAAHTWSWMEVAQRADKTGPMAGIAYDGKLTKADGKGKWWDGYDPQELYAQNHSLSEDSLNNNAIHRQWAWGNGVAMPDKAYCDKFLNRTIELIDKYGPDLIYFDDTVLPLWLVSDAGLKIAAHMYNVSIKKHGKLQAALFGKILDEQQRKCMIWDIERGQSNQIEPEPWQTDTCIGAWHYDRRIFDDKGYKTAKTVIHTLADVVSKNGNLLLNIPLRGDGSIDAEERKVVEGIAAWMQVNSEAIYATRPWTVFGEGPAIESAAPLSAQGFNEGKGKPFTADDFRFTKKQNMLYAIALGWPGEKGSMIKALASSSAQLGARKITGVSMVGYPGKLNWQQTAEGLKIQTPAVKPDDIAVVYKIEGAIG, encoded by the coding sequence ATGAAAAGAAGAAATTTATTAAAGGGGATAGCTGCGGCTATTCCTGCATTTTACCTGCAAAAAGCATTTGGCGGTATTGAATCGCTTACTGCAAATCACATCCATATTGCTGCTGATGGCCCGTTTAAACCCGATTGGGAATCTCTTAAACAATACCAGGTGCCCGATTGGTTCAGAGATGCCAAGTTTGGGTTATGGGCGCACTGGGGGCCGCAATGCCAACCCGAACGGGGCGATTGGTATGCCCGCGGCATGTACCAGGAAGGGAGCGACCAGTATAAATACCACATCGAAAAATACGGAGATCCTTCAAAATTTGGCTTTAAAGATGTTATTAACGAATGGAAAGCCGAAAACTGGCAACCCGACGAATTGCTTGGGCTTTATAAACAGGCGGGTGCAAAATATTTTATGGCACTGGCCAACCATCATGATGGTTTTGATTTATATAACAGCACTTATCAATCGTGGAACTCCACCCGCTTAGGGCCAAAAAAGGATTTGGTAGGCGGCTGGGCCAAAGCAGCAAAAGCGCAGGGAATACCGTTTGGGGTAACCGTACACGCAGCCCATACCTGGAGCTGGATGGAGGTAGCACAACGGGCTGATAAAACAGGCCCCATGGCAGGTATTGCCTATGATGGAAAGCTTACCAAAGCCGATGGAAAAGGCAAATGGTGGGATGGGTACGATCCGCAGGAGCTTTATGCGCAAAATCATTCCTTAAGTGAGGATAGTTTAAATAATAATGCCATTCACCGGCAATGGGCATGGGGCAATGGCGTGGCTATGCCCGATAAGGCTTACTGCGATAAATTTTTAAACCGAACTATCGAGCTAATTGATAAATATGGTCCGGATCTTATCTACTTCGACGATACGGTGTTGCCTTTATGGCTGGTTAGCGATGCCGGTTTAAAAATTGCGGCGCACATGTACAACGTAAGCATAAAAAAACACGGAAAGCTGCAGGCGGCCCTTTTTGGTAAAATATTGGACGAGCAGCAGCGTAAATGCATGATATGGGATATTGAGCGCGGCCAAAGCAACCAGATTGAACCCGAACCATGGCAAACCGATACCTGTATAGGAGCCTGGCATTACGACAGGCGGATTTTTGATGATAAAGGATATAAAACAGCCAAAACGGTGATCCATACCCTTGCCGATGTGGTAAGCAAAAACGGCAACCTGCTATTGAATATCCCGCTTCGCGGGGATGGCAGTATTGATGCCGAAGAGCGTAAAGTGGTTGAAGGCATTGCCGCCTGGATGCAGGTTAACAGCGAAGCCATATACGCAACCCGCCCATGGACGGTATTTGGCGAAGGCCCGGCTATTGAATCGGCAGCGCCTTTAAGCGCTCAGGGCTTTAACGAGGGCAAAGGAAAACCTTTTACCGCCGATGATTTCAGGTTTACTAAAAAGCAAAATATGCTTTACGCCATAGCCCTTGGCTGGCCCGGCGAGAAAGGCAGCATGATAAAAGCATTGGCAAGCTCGTCGGCCCAATTGGGCGCGCGGAAAATTACCGGCGTAAGTATGGTAGGTTATCCGGGCAAACTAAACTGGCAGCAAACAGCAGAGGGACTTAAAATACAAACGCCCGCCGTTAAGCCTGATGATATAGCTGTTGTTTATAAAATTGAAGGAGCGATAGGGTAG